A genomic region of Limnohabitans curvus contains the following coding sequences:
- a CDS encoding heavy metal response regulator transcription factor, with the protein MKILIVEDEPKTGEYLRQGLREAGFLVELAQTGIDGLHLAEQGDFELVILDVMLPGLNGWQVLEALRKRGLNMPAMFLTAKDQVEDRVKGLELGADDYLVKPFSFAELLARVRTILRRGKSGTENTTLRVADLELDLLRRRVSRAGKRIDLTAKEFGLLELLMRRQGEVLPRSLIASQVWDMNFDSDTNVIEVAMRRLRVKIDEGQEVKLIQTVRGMGYVLEAPETH; encoded by the coding sequence GTGAAAATTCTGATCGTCGAGGACGAACCCAAAACAGGCGAATATCTGAGGCAGGGCTTACGCGAAGCCGGATTTTTAGTGGAACTGGCGCAAACGGGAATCGATGGTCTTCATTTGGCGGAGCAGGGTGACTTCGAGCTCGTAATACTGGATGTGATGCTGCCAGGGCTCAACGGCTGGCAGGTCTTGGAGGCTCTTCGTAAGCGTGGCTTGAACATGCCTGCCATGTTCCTGACCGCAAAAGATCAGGTCGAGGACAGAGTCAAGGGGCTGGAGCTAGGGGCGGATGACTATCTAGTCAAACCCTTCTCTTTTGCGGAGTTGTTGGCTCGAGTCCGAACCATTCTGCGCAGAGGTAAAAGTGGAACTGAAAATACGACCTTGAGGGTGGCTGATTTGGAATTAGATTTGCTACGGCGGAGAGTTTCTCGTGCCGGAAAGCGAATTGACTTAACCGCAAAAGAGTTCGGCCTGCTTGAACTCCTGATGCGCAGACAGGGGGAAGTGTTGCCGAGATCGTTGATTGCATCACAAGTGTGGGATATGAACTTTGACAGCGACACCAATGTTATTGAAGTAGCCATGCGTCGTTTGCGAGTGAAGATCGATGAGGGGCAAGAAGTCAAGCTGATTCAAACAGTACGCGGAATGGGCTATGTACTTGAAGCGCCGGAGACGCATTAG
- a CDS encoding TolC family protein: MKRVTYLSHIRLPLSIIAVAILAGCASVSFEQNVGRVNEEVAGFAEGKLTLARTNEERTQRAQAAATLLKAPVGQKEAVQLALVNSPALQGLLAQGWAESADAAQNGRISNPVFSFERLVAGDELELGRALSFGLLDILTLPARKGIAERRIEQAQLRLTSEVVDHVTRVRQAWVRAVAAKQTLNYAHQVFESAEASAELARRMQSVGNFNRLSRAREQAFYADSASRLATAQHVTNATREELIRLLGLDEAQAGLLQLPERLPDLPKQALDPGEIGATATKTRLDIRLAQAALDGASRAQGLGKITSVTDIELTARRNTKIDNSTGTRSDPRGYEIGVRLPIFDWGGMQRDAWNARTLAAANQLEATIRTAGSNLRESYSAYRTAHEIARHHREEVIPVRKVISEENQLRYNGMIIGIFELIADARDQVNTVIAAINAEQQFWLADAALQAALIGRPTNTSLSVTTSTPNAGGAGH, encoded by the coding sequence ATGAAGCGTGTCACATACCTTTCACATATCAGGCTGCCACTGTCAATCATCGCAGTGGCAATATTGGCTGGTTGTGCGAGCGTCAGCTTCGAACAAAACGTTGGACGAGTCAATGAAGAAGTAGCGGGATTTGCCGAAGGTAAGCTGACACTGGCACGTACAAATGAGGAGCGCACTCAGCGTGCTCAGGCTGCCGCGACGCTACTGAAAGCGCCCGTGGGACAAAAGGAAGCCGTCCAGTTGGCTTTGGTAAACAGCCCTGCATTGCAAGGCCTACTGGCTCAAGGATGGGCCGAGTCGGCGGATGCTGCACAAAATGGGCGCATCTCCAACCCGGTATTCAGTTTTGAACGGCTCGTCGCTGGTGATGAACTGGAGCTGGGTAGAGCTCTTTCATTTGGTCTGCTCGACATATTGACCTTACCTGCACGTAAAGGAATTGCAGAGCGTCGAATTGAGCAAGCGCAACTGCGTCTAACAAGTGAGGTTGTTGATCACGTCACACGAGTTCGACAGGCATGGGTTCGTGCCGTTGCTGCAAAACAGACTCTGAATTACGCGCATCAGGTATTTGAAAGTGCCGAGGCCAGCGCAGAGCTGGCTCGCCGCATGCAATCTGTCGGCAACTTTAATCGTCTCAGTCGTGCTCGAGAGCAAGCTTTCTATGCAGATTCTGCGAGTCGCTTGGCAACTGCTCAGCACGTAACCAACGCAACACGTGAAGAATTGATCAGGTTACTCGGCCTCGACGAGGCTCAAGCCGGACTGCTCCAGTTGCCAGAGCGATTACCCGACCTGCCAAAGCAAGCGCTTGATCCGGGCGAGATCGGAGCCACAGCTACCAAGACGCGCTTGGATATTCGATTGGCACAGGCGGCGCTTGATGGCGCTAGTCGAGCACAAGGATTGGGAAAGATTACGAGCGTCACAGACATCGAATTGACGGCTCGACGCAATACAAAAATCGACAATTCAACTGGCACCCGGTCAGATCCGAGAGGCTATGAAATTGGTGTTCGCTTACCCATCTTTGATTGGGGTGGGATGCAACGAGATGCTTGGAATGCTCGAACATTGGCGGCAGCTAATCAACTAGAAGCAACGATACGGACAGCGGGCTCTAACCTGCGTGAAAGCTACTCTGCCTACCGGACAGCACACGAAATTGCGCGGCATCATCGAGAGGAAGTGATTCCAGTGCGCAAGGTGATATCAGAAGAAAACCAACTGCGCTACAACGGAATGATCATCGGAATTTTCGAACTGATTGCCGACGCCCGAGATCAAGTCAATACCGTGATCGCCGCGATCAACGCTGAACAGCAGTTCTGGCTGGCCGATGCTGCACTTCAAGCAGCATTGATTGGCCGCCCCACCAATACTTCACTGTCCGTCACAACCAGCACACCAAACGCTGGTGGCGCTGGCCATTGA